The genomic interval TCACTCAATTTTACTTGTCTAATTTCTTTCTTTTTTGATTTGTTTAGTTTCATGTTATGCCTACTGGTATTGCATGAAATACTAAAAACTCACAAAATTAAAAATAAGATGTTGTCAAGCATTTTCATTGGCTAGTTTATGATAACTATGTAAGAAAACCAGATTTTAAACAAAAATTTCAAATAACTAATTTTAAATTAAAAATATCTTTTTTTTAAGATAAAATAAGAAACTACTCTATTATTTTACAAAATACCATTAATCAACTAAAAATAGTGAGTAGAGCGATAGACTCCTTGCGTCGGATGCCACCCCTTGTTAGAACCCATCGTTCCCTATTCATGAGTGATACCAAAGATAAATCCCACATTCCGCACCTTTTTTTAGATTCTTATTAATTAAATTAAGATCAATTGATAACATCAAAACTATTTAATATTACTTCAAAAACAACATTTTGTAGAATATATTGTTTAATGAAACACTCATTTCATAATGAATGATTAGGTTTGCTTCCTTATTATACTAAATAAAAAGTTACCATACAATAGTAAAGCAAAAAATTATTACTAATTAGTAGTTTCTAAAACTTATACTCTGTACAAAGTTTTACTTTGGCTATGAAAGTATATTACTATACAATTATAAAAATTATTAGTAATCAATTATAAAATAATTGTAAGATTTGCATTTTTTGGTGCGGAATGTGGGATAAATTGTTTGCTGTCGCCGATACTAAACCTAAATGATCTAGAACTTTACTGCTTGCTTCCATATGAATACAAAACAAATTAATAATCAATATAAAATTACATAATTATTTAATTAAAAAAAACTTTTTTTTAGTGCGGAATATCGGATTTACGGGTCAAAGCAGATTATTTGAGCAGCGCTTATCCAGCTTTTAGATCCTCTTCATAAGCTCATTCAGCTAGCCCATTCGATTCCCTGGAAACAATTAGAATTAGAAGTAGAGATAGATAAGCAGTTCCGTTCCGGTGCAGGTAAATCTCCTGCCTATACGATTAGCTTAATGCCATATAAATTAAACGACCGTCACTATGCTACTCTACGTTTCTTCTATGGAATAAACTACGCCACTTTATTCTAAATAGTTGCAAAAAACTTTCTACTACAATCTTTATATTCATTTTTGATACACCTTTTACCCTATCTGTAAAAGTAATGGGTATTTCTACTAACTTAGCACCACATTGATACGCTAAAAGCTTGATTTCCACTTGAAAACTATACCCTGTTGAAGTTATATTATTCAACAATACGCTTTTCAGTATGGTACGTTTATAACACACAAACCCAGCAGTAGCATCTTGTACAGGTATACCTATAAAAGATTTGACTACCCAATTAGCTACATGTGACAATAAGATTCTAGTACGCGGCCAGTACACAATATGGCTACCTACTATATAACGAGACCCAATGGAAATATCCCCCTCATTTTGCATGCATATTTTTAATAGCCTAGGCAAATCGCTAGGGAGATGCGAAAAATCAGCATCCATACTGCAAATATATTCATAGCCATGCAACAATGCCCATGAGAAACCCATCAGATAGGCTCGACCTAGCCCTTGTTTTTCTGAGCAATTTAAAAGATATAGTTGACCTGAATAATGTGGTTGCAATTTTTTTACAAAATGGGCTGTATGGTCCGGAGAGTTGTCATCTACTATTAAAAGATGCAATCCCATATTTAGATCGAAAATAGCCTTTATAATAGGAGCAATATTATCACATTCATTGTAAGTAGGTATTACGATTAATATCTTTGAAAGAATGCTCATAATATATACTGATAAAACCCTTTTAACCCTGTTTACTATTCCTTGGTTTGCTTTTATATATTTCTTCAGTTTCTTCTTTAGATAATTCTGACATAGAAAACCTATTACTTATAGGTGAATAGGCAAACTGTTTTATAAGATCATTTTTCCAATTGTTATTATAATCTCTACGTCGGATTAGCAGAGCACATGCATCGATATTACGATGGCTAGGATCTGGGTTATTTTTATTGTCATCATTGAATCTAATATTTAAGCCTATACATACGATTTTACCATATTCATTAATATACTGACCATAATAATCTCTATCTAGTATTTGTTTTAATCCTGTACAAGCATCTTTATTTAATTTTAACTCAAGTATATAAATGGTATGATTGGATTTATCCTTTATGACAATATCCGTTTGACCAATATTTGATATGGTTTCTGCTGAAATTTCTACATTTTCATCACCTAAAAACACACCATTTAAAAAACTATAGAGTAATGCATGAAAACTTTTTTCAGATTTTTCTGTTAATTCATAACTAGCTTTAGCATAACAATTACTTCTAAATATAGAAAAAAGCTTTTGCCAATCTTCTTGTTTAAAAGCTGATTGCACATTCACACTTTCTGCTATGCCATATGTTCTTTCTTGATTAGTAAGGTGCTTTTCAAAGTGCTCATACAAAGCTTGCTTTACTTCTTGATTAGGAAAGTCTAAGGTATACTTTTGTGTTTCCAAATCATGCGACGTTATCGTTAAATAGCCCGTTTGATACATTAATGGAATAATATCTAGTTGTTTAAGATCTTTGCTAGAAAGCAAATCACTTTCCGTTTGCAATAAACTCTCTTTAATGTTTTTTACGGAAAATCTTTCGATATTGGCTTCCATTTGATCTGTTAATATCGTAGTATCTGCGGTATCTTTCCAATAACCTTTTATCTCTCCAGACTCAAAACAAGAAAGCACAGAAGAGGGATTATACATGGGCTCACCATTAGCATGGAATTTATAGCCATTATAATATGCTTGCATACGATCCATAACGTCAATATTATTAGTCTTTTTATAACATTTTTCAATCCTGTTTTTTATGAATGGATATCTTTTAAAGATTGTTTCAATATGTTCTTTAGTATACCCAACAACACCTGCATATTGTGTAAGAAGAGACACATTCCCTGGATGGAATATATTAGCACCTGAACCTAATTCACTGAGACTAAATTTATATACCCCTGTTAAAAGTATGAGTTGACAAGAACCAGAACAACTTTTTACTACAGATAAAAAACCTTCAAGAATATCTTTGTTTTTTTTATATAAAATCTCAGCATCAATAATAACTTGAGGTTTTGATTTGCTATCTTCTTTAATTTTATATGCTTGATATAGCTTATCAATATTAGACTTAAGCTTTGCTATGGGACTATCATATTCATCTATTAAGACAATGACTTTATTAGAATAACTACTATCTTTCTCTCTAAGTTTTTTTAAACTATCAATCAAGTTTTCATAATAAGATCTAAAAGAATTATGACCAACAGGACTCTCCAAGTCCTTCACTACACTATATTTTTCATATTGTTTAGCAACGTTATACAACAATCTTTGAAGTTCCACCGCTAATATTTCAGGTGTATCATTTCCTATTTTAGAAAAATCCAACTTAATCACTGGGTATTTTGGCCATTTTTTATCTAAGGGTACATATTTTTGAGGTATTTCATTTGGATCATCTGGATTTAATTTGATTGCACCGGTCTCTATAAAACAATCTGAAAANNNNNNNNNNNNNNNNNNNNNNNNNNNNNNNNNNTATTCTGTTTTATCTGCGTAATATCCTGAATGAATTACGTCTCTAATATCAGATTGACAAATAGGTAAAACGCCTGTATACGCTAATTTTTGTCTTTTAGCATCATGTCCTATTTCTAGATTGTCTTCTAATTTCTTTCCATCCATAGCATACTTATTGGTCTTACATGAAAATAAAGATAGTATAAGACACAGTAATACCGTTTCAATACTTGTGTTTTTTTGAAAAAACATTTTTAAAACATTCGTTTTGTATTGCTTGATATGTCTTATGAGCTATGTAGGCAGCAAGTGAGAAAAATGAAGACTACATCAATGATACCTGTAACAGGTGTATCACTATCCTCCCATGAAGACAGATCAGGTTATAAATTTCTAACTACTCCACAAATCTACAAAAATATTTTTATGAAAAACACAGGCTAAGAAAAATCATTCCTCCGAATATGCTTCAGAATGAAAGGAAGGATATATAGGCTGTATAACTACACACAAGCATAAATACAGATCTGATTTTATATATGATTATCAATAAATAAATACAGACTCTTTGTTAATCATTTTTCAAGCGCAATAGTTTATAGAATATACGCGTTAAAAGCCGCATATCTTCCGTTATAATTTCAGCACTACATTCCATATTGGGTTTAAATGCATTTTTTTATCGTAATTCGTGGTTAACCCTTTAGACAAAGTCAATGTAACACGATAGGTATCGGCATGAGGCACCAATGCGATGGATGCTACAATGCCTTGAAGATAGCCATACTCTTGCTCAGGATATGCTGGCAGTTGAATGCGGGCTAACTGACCCTTAGTTATTTTGCCATAACCAGTAGGAGGTAAATGCAACTCTACTACATAATGTTCATCTGTAGGCACTACAGCAAAAAGAGCCTGCCCAGACGAAACTTGTTGGTCCGTTATCCAACAGTCTAAATGACAGATCCTACCTGCAAAAGGTGCTACTAACTGGTAGTTTTGTTTCTAAAGTGCAACCTCTTCCTGCAGGCTTTGTAAAATACCACGAATGGTTGATTCCAATAATGTTCGGTTTTGGCAGTGGGTAAATTGTAGCTCTTTCAGTGTTTTTTGCTGTTCTCCTAAGGTCATTTGGTGACCGACAATATCTTTTTCTATATTAGCCACTTGCTCTAATTTACGTAGCAAAGCGGAATGTGCGCTTAGCGTGGCGCACACTCGATATGTGCCAAGAACACAAAGGATTTACTAACTAATATAATTTGGGCTATTTCTGTATGACCTTTTTTGTATTACCATAATAAAAACCCAATTCAGTGCATTTTTTGCATTCACAATAAGCACCTACATTTAATAGTGCTTCTACTATTTCTACATGACCTATTTCTGCTGCCATATGAAGAGGAGTATAATTCCTCCAATCTTGTGCATTTATATTGGCATTTTTACCTAATAATGCTTCTACTATTTCTGCATGACTCTTTCTTATCGCTATGTGAAGGGGGGGTGTTGAGCATCATTTTTTGCATTTACATCAATACTGCTGACTGCTAACAGTATCTTTATTACTTCCACATGCTTTTTTTCTATTGCTATATGAAGGGGGGTGTGCTGGGTATTATTTTTTGCATTTACATCAATACCAGCAACTACTAATAGTGCTTCTACTATTTCTGCATGACCTATTTCTGCTGCCATATGAAGAGGAGTATAATTCTTCCAATCTTGTGCATTTATATTGGCATTTTTACCTAATAATGCTTCTACTATTTCTGCATGACTCTTTCTTATCGCTATGTGAAGAGGGGTTTGTTGAGCATCATTTTTTGCATTTACATTAATACTGCTGACTGCTAACAATATCTTTACTACTTCCATATGCTTTTTTTCTATTGCTATATGAAGCGGGGTGTACTGGGTATCATTTTTTGCATTTACATTAATACTAGCAACTACTAATAATGCTTCTACTATATCTACATGATTCCTTTCTATTGCCATGTGAAGTGGGGTTTGCTGGGAATTGCTTTTTGCATTTACGTCAGCATTTTCATCTATTAATAACTGAACTATTTCTCTATTCCCAGTTTTTGTTGCCCAATGAAGAGGGGTCCAGTTCGTATTATCTCTTATATTCACATTAGCTCCAGCATTTATCAACTCCGTAACTTTCTCTATATTATTGTTTTTTATCGCATAAAAAAGGCCTTTACTTGAAACGAGTCCTTTACCATCTGGTTTATTCCTACCACTACTAGAACCTGAACCTAAATCAGTAGCAGATCTTGAACCTTGTGTGTAATCACTGGCAATAAAAAATAGGCTTACTATAATGCAAAAATACAGTCTGGTTTTGTTGAAAGAAACAGTGAAATCCGAATATGAAAATGACATAATTGTATTTTAAGTAAGATGGTGGTTTAAAGAAATGATACTAAGTGTACCCAAACAACGTATTTACTTTTATAATGGAAATGAATATTTTTATTCTTTTTTAGTCCTTCTTCTTTTTATTTTTCCTCGTAACTATCTCTAACTTGTTTTGTTACAGCGTCCAATTCGGCTGCTATTTCGGGTTGTGCTTTTAAGCAAGTCTTAGCAAGATCGATATATACATTACATGTTTCCTCAAGCATAGCGAAAACCGCTTCTTTATTGGTGTAACCTGCAGCATGTCGAAGATCATAAATTCGTTCGGCAAGCTTAATATACAGAACGATAAGTTGCTCTCCATGTGCTGAAAGATCATCATTGCTATCGCCAAATAGAGCTGTTTTTAGATCTTTATGCTGATCTACATTTAAGATACTTTGTACACAAACAAAAATATTTAAGTTATAATTAGATCTGATATACGAAATAGGTAATTTGGTATAACGTACTAAATCATAGAGCAATGCAGCATAAACGACTTGAGGTGAATGAAAAAACCATTGAGTCATCAATTTAGCGATCTCTATCGTACGTACATAGAATAATTCTCCACACGCATGACGATTAAAGCCATAACAGCGTCTAAGTAGTAGCAATATTTCTGATATTACAATAGGATTAACATTAGGCATACTAGATATGTATTCATGAAATTTTATTAGATCTGTTAACGAGCTTGTTTTTTCTTCAATAGGGACTGCAGATTCCGTATGAAGTACATCTGTAGACAATCTAGAAATCATTACCTCATAGAGCGCTTTTACATTTCGTGGTAAAACGATCAAGACTCCCTGTTGACCTGGTTCAGGCAAGGCTACATAACCATAGTGAGCTCGGACAATACAACGCATCCTTGCAATATTGATATCTAAAGAGTCTTTCTCTAAAAGGGCATTTATATCAAGATCATCATATTGGCTACTATGTATAATCACTGGTTTCCAAGATAAATACTTATTACTTATAACTATATTTATAGCTGCACATTGAATGGGTAAGGAACCTTTTTGATTAAGTCTAGTATGGTCATGGTAGGTTATCATGGCACTATATATGTCAAACTTGACCACCTCTATTTCTATATTATCTTTATCAGCAATCCTTAATATTGCGGTTTTTAATAAATCAACAACTTCATCCACATCACATGTTATAGTCATATATAAATGGTCACTATGTTCTACATCAATCTTAGGTTTTATTTCAAGTTTATCTTTTAAACCTATTTCCACCTTTTCAATGAGTTCACCTATCGTGACCGTTTCTGGAATTACTGCTAGAAAATCTTTAGATCTGCTTTTCTCTTTTAAAAAACTATCCCATTTAGAGAATTGATTTACAATATTCTGTAAATCTTCCTGATAAAAAGGACTTGTTTGCTCTAAAATAAAAACGGGTTTATTAGTTATATTACTAATAGCATTTTCTTCTTCTGAATCAACTTCATATGTTCCAATTGCATTTTTTTGTATAGGCTGCTTCATATTTAATGTATAAGCTATTTCATGAAACTCTTCTATATCTTGTGCATCTTGTTGTGCCTTTATATAGTCTGCTTTTTGTTTCAAGATTGCACGTCGTATACTTGCATAAAGTGTTATAAACCAAGATATTATGCCAATGATAACAAAAATAAAAAATAGAAGTGTTCTATTTATAATGGATTGCAAGAAACCTATCATTCCTAATCTATAAATAGGGAAAATAATCTCTAAAAAGACAGTCACTGCTGTAATTGGTATGCTAAAATAAGATGGTAATATATACGCAGCAAAGATTAAGTGGGCAAAAGATAAAAATAAGGTAAACATATGCGCAGTGCTGTGCATACAATGAAAAATGATATCCATAGGCAGTGCAAAAATAAGTCCTATCATCCAATACTTGCCACCTATGTTATACATACCCCCTTTATTTTGGTGCATACCATAGCTATAAAAGGTTATAGCGGTGATTATTCTACATGTGTACCAAATTTCAAAAGAATCTGTCCCAATTGTAAATATGGAAGAAATGGTAGTAGACGAAGTATAAACAGCTGCTGTTATCAATTTTACATCGTTGGGTTTCAGTAATCTCAATATCTTACTGAACTTTGATGCTTCTTTCAGTTCTTCCTTATCATTCTTATTATCAATAATATCTACAATTATTGCAGTTAACAAAAGGGACAATGCTATAAAAAGCGGAATATGATACAGAATCATAAAAACAAATTGATTTTGAATTGAAAATACAGCACACATAATTCTTAACAGCTTATTCTAACGATTAATTTTCGATAATAGTACCCTAGTTATGTATTTACTTTATGTGACATAACTACGCACATACATATAATTTATGTATTACAAGCATTGGGACACAAAAGTTATTTTTGCATCCCTACATATTCATATATCGTCTCTTACAAGAGAAGAGCTTATAGTGAGGGGTGCAAAATACTTAGTGTCTTAATATGCAACGCATTATACGCAATATATCTTACATAAACAAGATATTCAGCATATACGTAAGTAAGTAATAATTGATATTTTTGTAGTTATGGTTACAATTATAAATTGTCAGGACTTTCGTGCCATAGGTAATAATACTTAATTTTTTTTGGAAATTTCATAGACTGGTTTATACACAGATTTTAGCTAAAAGAGCGAAAGTACTGATTTTTTTCGTTCAGAATAGGTGTTTAACCTAACCTTTTCTGCTATCCCTTGTATTTTTTTTGTTTATTGCTTTATAAATTTCATTTATTTCGTTGTTGGATAATACGGAATCTAAAAAACTTTTATTTCTAGGACTATATGAAAACTTTTTTATTGGATCGTCTGACCAATTATGATTATCATCTAAGCGGGAAACTAAAATAGTACATTCATCCATATTACGATGGCTGGGATCTGGGTTGTTTTTATTGTCATCATTGAATATGATATTCAAACCCATACATACAATCTTATCATATTCACTAACATACTGGCCATAATAATCTCTACTTATTATTTGCTTTAATCCTGTATATGAGTCTTTATTTAATTTTAATTCAAGTATATAAATGGTATTATTAGATGTATCCTTTATGACAATATCTGCTTGACCTATATTTGATATAGTTTCTGCCGAAATTTCTACATTTTCATTACCTAAAAACACCCCATTTAAAAAACTAAATAGTAAAGCATGAAAATACTTTTCAGATTTTTCCGTTAGTTCATAACTAGCTTTAGCATAACAATCACTTCTAAATATGTAAAAAAGTTTTTGCCAATCTTCTTGTTTGAAAGCTTCTTGCACATTCAAATTTTTCTTTATTCCATTTTCTTGTGCTTTATTAGCAAGGTATTTTCCGAAATGAGCATGTAAAGCTTCTTTCACTTCTGTATTGGGAAAATCCAAAACACATTTTCCCTCATCTACATCATAATCCTTTATGGTTATATACCCTGTTTGATACATTAAGGGAATAATATCTAACTCTTTTAAGGCAGTCGTTTCTAATAAATCATCTTCTTTTTGTAAAAAATTTCCACTTATCTTATCTAGGCTAAACCTTTGAATATGATCTTGCATCTGTTTTATTAAAACCCTAGTATCTGCTGTATCTTTCCAATAACCTACCAACTTCCCTGTTTCAAAAAAAGATAATACGGAGGTAGGGTTATATACAGAAGGGCCAAATGGATAAAATTTATAGCCATTATAGTATTGTCGAACAACTTGTAAGACTTCTTCATTAGTGTGCATTTTGCCTGTTTTCTTATGAAGTTGTTCTTTAACGTACGATAACTTATCTGTAAATAAGGAATTAATGTGCTCTTCTTTATAGCCAACAACATCCGAAAAGTCCTCGTAATAAATAGACAGATCATGGCCATAAAATATATTAGCGCCTGAACCTAAACCAGATAGAACAAACTTATACACACCGGTTACAAACAGTAATTGACAGTCATTGGCACAGCTTTTTATCACTGTAAAAAAATCACTCAGTACTTTCATACAGTCTTTATAGTTTTGAGAATCCCAGTCTAAATTGATTACTGGAGCATCATACTCATCTATTAAAAGAACTATTTTAGATTTGTAACTATTATCTTTGTCCTTTAATTTTTTTAAGCTGTCAATTAAATTTTCATAATAAGATTGAAAAGAGTTATGTCCAATTGGATTATGAAGTTTTGATTCTACACTGTATTTCTTAGCAGTATTATATAACAATCTTTGGAGATCCATCTTTAATATTTCAGCACTTTCATTTTCTAATTTAGAAAAATCCAACCTAATTACTGGATACTTTTTCCAGTCGTATTTTTTTTGTTCTTCTTTAGGGTTGTGTGGATTTATTTTCATTGTATCCTTGCCTATACAACAATCTGTAAATAAGTGTCTATACCTTTCTCCTTCAGCAATCTTTGCTATAGTATCTATAAGCAAAGACTTACCAAACCTACGGGGACGTACCAAAAAACAAGGTCCCCCTTTTTTAATCAAGCGCCAAACATGCGCCGTTTTATCTGCATAAAAACCTGACTGAATTACCTCTTCTATATCTGATTTAGAAATAGGGATAATGCCTGTATACGCCAATTTTTGTCTTTTATTATTATGACCTATCTCTTCTAGTTTGTCTCCATCCATATTATACTTATCTGCTTTACATGAAAATAAAGATAGTATTAAGACACAGTAATACCGCATCAATCCTTTTATTTTTTTTAAACATGCATTTTTTATAGCTCGATATAGCTTAAGCTATGTAGGCAGTAATAGAGAAGACTACATAAATGATACCTGTAACAGGTGTATCACTATCTCCCGTGAAGACAGATCAGGCTATATATTTATAGCCACTTTGCAAAAGTACAAAAAATAGAACCTTCCTAGGTATTCCCAAAAAGTTTTTGTTACCCTCCCAGGTACCTCTTTTGGCCTTTATAAAAATTACTGATTGTCAAATATAAATATTTTTATCAATTTTAACATATCGGAAAATGTGTTACCAAAATTTTTACCACAAATTTTATATTTCATTATAAATCATCCATAAACACAACAGCCGTTATATGCAGAACACAGGGTACCTGGGGAGTTATCATTTTTTTTAGATATATATGTTTAATAATTTTGATAATCAATAAAAAAATGAAAATAATGAATATGTAGAAATTTCATAGACTGGTCTATACACAGATTTTAGCTAAAAGAGCGAAAGTCCTGTATTTTTTTAACCTTTGAGGCCTTATAGGCTCAATGCATCATAATTTACGTAATTTTCTATACCTGAAAATAATTCGTAATTTCATAATAAGCAAGATATTAAACTTTGTATTTACCAATGAAAGGTAAAGATATACATTGATTATTAAATTTAAGTATTAAAGTGTATGCTGTTATTAATTTCAACCAACTGATAAACATGAAATACTCTTGGCCATTTATCTTAATATTACTCCTGTGTGGAATTCATGTTCCTAGGTGTTACGCAGATACTACATCTGGAGCAATAAAAGACACAGAATTTGTAATTGAAAAACAAAAGAAAAATAAAGTAAGTCAAGAAAAAAAAATATTTTTCAAAGCACCTACTAAGTCAATAAATAAAACAGACAAGCCTGTACAAGAAATACAAGATTTAACCCTAGAAAAGCTTCCTTTTTATCCTACAACTCAAGTACAGATTTTATCTGAATCAACACAAGAGGACATTATTGAATCAACTTGGCACAACTATTGTAAATTAGGAGTCTCCTCATTACCTCTCCCTTATGTAGATATTTTTATAGAAAAGATCCATTTTGCTCGAGGTATTTGGTCTGCAAATGTTGCTTTTTTCCCAGAACTATTTGGGATAAAAGCAAGACAAAGTTGGTTTTCGGTAGATGGAAAATATGCTATGGCATCTTGGCTCTTGCATACACATTTGCATTATCAAAATGACTGGCATAAATATGCTCGTAGAGATAATGCCCCTGAACAGAACTTACATCAAGGTAGTCTTTGTTTACATGCAAAAAAGTCTAGTGATGTTTCTGCTCAAGAAGGGAAGATAACGTATCATCCACTTGCTTTCCATCATGGAAATATAACTGAACAGCTATTCACGCTCAAGTATAAATGGATAAAGCCATTGGATGCCTTTACCTTTAAGATAAGTACCTATAATGATATTGCATTTTATAAAAATGATACAGTGAAAAAGAAACGATTTGTTTTTTCTGGAGCTCCTATGGTTGTGGTAGCTTTGCCAAAAGACATACAGCTCAAAGCAGGCTTATGGGCTACTTGGCACAATGATCCAATTAGTGGAAACATCTCTAACTTTGATGTTTGTCCAAAGGTTAAAATAAGCACTACTATTTCAGAAGGATTTAATCCTTACTTGGGTATAGAGGGCATGGGAAGTACCATACGGCCACGCCACTTGCGTAGTGTGGTACAAAAAAATCCTTTTATCGATAAAGATTGCAAACTCTCACATAGCTATCAGTGCCTTAAACTTCAAGGAGGTAGTAAGGGCAGTATAGCAGATGACCTTTCTTATTGCTTAGATATTGCCTATCGAGGAATTAAAAATCTATCTAGAATGGTTGCTACCCCAAATCTCCATAGATATACCCTGTTCTATTCTCCAATCACACACTATTCTGTAAAGACTACAGGCTTGTTTCATTATATCAGGCCTACTGCAAAGATGAGCACGACCATAAAGGCAACTTACTATCATTATATGAATAATAACACAGCTCCAATATGGTGGTATAATAAACCTTCTTTTAAATTAAATCCGACACTCCTCTTCAAGGTGCATCCAAAAGTTTTATTAAAAAGTGGGCTTCACTTGCGTAATGGTACAGCTATAAAGGATAGCGTTGGCAATATTACTAATATAGGTACAACAATAGACATCTCTTTAGAAGGTGAATATGCTTTTTCGGAAAGATTTCTAGCTTTTTTATCTATCAGCAATCTGTTAAACCGTGATAACCCTTCTTATACTGGTTATGCTGGAAAAAAAATAAATATTACTGCTGGTATACAATATAAATGGTAATTACATATTATGATCGATATAATTGAGGAATTGTGTCAAAAAATTGAAAACACAATTCTTGGTGATAAAGAAACGCTAGAAAAATTTCGGCATGATTTTATAGGCAAAAAAGGATTTATCCCAACGCTCTTTGAATCATTTAAGGCTTTGCCTGTTTCAGAGAAAAAGATCATAGGTCCTGCTTTACAAAGTTTGAAAAATGAGGCAGAAGCAAAAATAAAAAATGCAACAAAGCTGATAGAAACATACGTTGCATCATCTACTACACATAAAGAAGATACAACACTCCCCTCTTTTGGTCCAGAAGTCGGCAGCTTGCACCCTTTAAGAATCATCCAGAATAAGGTTATATCGATATTTGAAAGAAT from Cardinium endosymbiont of Culicoides punctatus carries:
- a CDS encoding AAA family ATPase, whose protein sequence is FSDCFIETGAIKLNPDDPNEIPQKYVPLDKKWPKYPVIKLDFSKIGNDTPEILAVELQRLLYNVAKQYEKYSVVKDLESPVGHNSFRSYYENLIDSLKKLREKDSSYSNKVIVLIDEYDSPIAKLKSNIDKLYQAYKIKEDSKSKPQVIIDAEILYKKNKDILEGFLSVVKSCSGSCQLILLTGVYKFSLSELGSGANIFHPGNVSLLTQYAGVVGYTKEHIETIFKRYPFIKNRIEKCYKKTNNIDVMDRMQAYYNGYKFHANGEPMYNPSSVLSCFESGEIKGYWKDTADTTILTDQMEANIERFSVKNIKESLLQTESDLLSSKDLKQLDIIPLMYQTGYLTITSHDLETQKYTLDFPNQEVKQALYEHFEKHLTNQERTYGIAESVNVQSAFKQEDWQKLFSIFRSNCYAKASYELTEKSEKSFHALLYSFLNGVFLGDENVEISAETISNIGQTDIVIKDKSNHTIYILELKLNKDACTGLKQILDRDYYGQYINEYGKIVCIGLNIRFNDDNKNNPDPSHRNIDACALLIRRRDYNNNWKNDLIKQFAYSPISNRFSMSELSKEETEEIYKSKPRNSKQG
- a CDS encoding ankyrin repeat domain-containing protein; the protein is MAIRKSHAEIVEALLGKNANINAQDWRNYTPLHMAAEIGHVEIVEALLNVGAYCECKKCTELGFYYGNTKKVIQK
- a CDS encoding ankyrin repeat domain-containing protein, with protein sequence MSFSYSDFTVSFNKTRLYFCIIVSLFFIASDYTQGSRSATDLGSGSSSGRNKPDGKGLVSSKGLFYAIKNNNIEKVTELINAGANVNIRDNTNWTPLHWATKTGNREIVQLLIDENADVNAKSNSQQTPLHMAIERNHVDIVEALLVVASINVNAKNDTQYTPLHIAIEKKHMEVVKILLAVSSINVNAKNDAQQTPLHIAIRKSHAEIVEALLGKNANINAQDWKNYTPLHMAAEIGHAEIVEALLVVAGIDVNAKNNTQHTPLHIAIEKKHVEVIKILLAVSSIDVNAKNDAQHPPFT
- a CDS encoding HD domain-containing protein → MCAVFSIQNQFVFMILYHIPLFIALSLLLTAIIVDIIDNKNDKEELKEASKFSKILRLLKPNDVKLITAAVYTSSTTISSIFTIGTDSFEIWYTCRIITAITFYSYGMHQNKGGMYNIGGKYWMIGLIFALPMDIIFHCMHSTAHMFTLFLSFAHLIFAAYILPSYFSIPITAVTVFLEIIFPIYRLGMIGFLQSIINRTLLFFIFVIIGIISWFITLYASIRRAILKQKADYIKAQQDAQDIEEFHEIAYTLNMKQPIQKNAIGTYEVDSEEENAISNITNKPVFILEQTSPFYQEDLQNIVNQFSKWDSFLKEKSRSKDFLAVIPETVTIGELIEKVEIGLKDKLEIKPKIDVEHSDHLYMTITCDVDEVVDLLKTAILRIADKDNIEIEVVKFDIYSAMITYHDHTRLNQKGSLPIQCAAINIVISNKYLSWKPVIIHSSQYDDLDINALLEKDSLDINIARMRCIVRAHYGYVALPEPGQQGVLIVLPRNVKALYEVMISRLSTDVLHTESAVPIEEKTSSLTDLIKFHEYISSMPNVNPIVISEILLLLRRCYGFNRHACGELFYVRTIEIAKLMTQWFFHSPQVVYAALLYDLVRYTKLPISYIRSNYNLNIFVCVQSILNVDQHKDLKTALFGDSNDDLSAHGEQLIVLYIKLAERIYDLRHAAGYTNKEAVFAMLEETCNVYIDLAKTCLKAQPEIAAELDAVTKQVRDSYEEK
- a CDS encoding polyprenol monophosphomannose synthase, with amino-acid sequence MSILSKILIVIPTYNECDNIAPIIKAIFDLNMGLHLLIVDDNSPDHTAHFVKKLQPHYSGQLYLLNCSEKQGLGRAYLMGFSWALLHGYEYICSMDADFSHLPSDLPRLLKICMQNEGDISIGSRYIVGSHIVYWPRTRILLSHVANWVVKSFIGIPVQDATAGFVCYKRTILKSVLLNNITSTGYSFQVEIKLLAYQCGAKLVEIPITFTDRVKGVSKMNIKIVVESFLQLFRIKWRSLFHRRNVE